In Strigops habroptila isolate Jane chromosome 4, bStrHab1.2.pri, whole genome shotgun sequence, a single genomic region encodes these proteins:
- the FAHD1 gene encoding acylpyruvase FAHD1, mitochondrial, protein MASSKPLFRFWEWGRNIVCVGRNYAEHAKEMGSALPPEPLFFLKPSSAYVREGSPILRPYYCSNLHHEVELGVVIGKRAQAVPQEAAMEHVAGYALCLDMTARDTQAECKKKGLPWTLAKGFSSSCPVSDFVPKEKIPDPHKLKIWLKVNGQLRQEGETSSMIFSIPYLISYISEIVTLEEGDLILTGSPKGVGSVQANDEIEAGIKDVLSMRFKVAQQTRRS, encoded by the coding sequence ATGGCTTCCTCCAAACCGCTGTTTCGCTTCTGGGAATGGGGCAGGAACATCGTGTGTGTGGGGCGTAACTACGCGGAGCACGCCAAGGAGATGGGGAGCGCGCTGCCCCCGGagcccctcttcttcctcaagCCCTCCTCGGCCTACGTGCGCGAAGGGTCCCCCATCCTGCGGCCGTACTACTGCAGCAACCTGCACCACGAGGTGGAGCTGGGGGTGGTGATCGGGAAGAGAGCCCAGGCCGTGCCGCAGGAGGCTGCCATGGAACACGTGGCGGGTTATGCCCTCTGCTTGGACATGACAGCGAGGGACACGCAGGCGGAGTGCAAGAAGAAGGGTCTGCCCTGGACCTTGGCCAAGGGCTTCAGTTCATCGTGCCCAGTGAGCGACTTCGTGCCCAAAGAGAAGATCCCAGACCCTCACAAGCTGAAGATCTGGCTCAAGGTGAATGGGCAGCTGAGGCAGGAAGGGGAGACCTCCTCCATGATCTTCTCCATTCCTTACCTGATCAGCTACATCAGTGAAATAGTCACCCTGGAAGAAGGGGATTTGATTCTGACAGGGTCTCCCAAAGGAGTTGGGTCTGTGCAGGCCAACGATGAGATAGAGGCTGGCATAAAAGATGTCCTGTCCATGCGGTTTAAGGTGGCACAGCAGACACGGAGATCCTAA